The Acholeplasma laidlawii PG-8A DNA window AATCCCAAATTTTCTACCTTCCTTAAATATTTTTTCTACACTCTTCCTTGCATATCCGTAAATATATCTTGAATCTTGATTTTTTGGTAAATAAGCATGTGCCTCCTCAAACACCATTAATATAGGACGTGCTCTACCAGTATAATCTTCATCTTTACCCCAAAACATACTATCATATACAATTCTATTTATTAGACCTATCGAAATATCCATCAGCTCATAAGGTATGCCACTTAAATCTAATATCGTCAATCTTTTTTCATGTCCCATCCATTCAATAATCAAGTCATTCAAGTCCTTATTTTCTCCATCAAGATAGCCTCCAGGTTTAAACATAAAGTCATATTTATTATCACTCAAGCGAGAAAATATTTTCTTTTCATATAAATACATGGTTTGATTCTTACTTTTATATGGTGCTTTAGAATCAACTGTATAGGGTTGAAATTGAGCTGGTATTAGTTCAGAATAATCACCCTCATCAATGAGCATTTCATTATCTCTAGTCTGTGACACTTGGTCTGCCTTGTTATATGTCGCTATTACTTCTCTATTAAGATTGTGCCACATTAAACGAATATCAAATGGTATTGGTGAATCTTCAGTAATATATTCCTCATTAATCGATCCGGCTTTTATTTTATCTTTATTTTCCTTTTTTAATCTTACAATTTCTTCTCTAAGTCTCTTATCTTCAGGACGTTCACTTCCTGCCTCTCTACCAACCAAAAAAAATGATAATTCATCGAAGTTCATAGCCCAATACGGAATATATAAAGGTGAGTCTGGGCTGTTTAATCTCATAACTTTCGATTTAGCTGGAAATGCAGATGAATATTCACCATGAATATCAATTAAGATTATTCTGGAGCCTTCGAATTTTTCTAGTATGCTAGAAATAACTCGTGCTGTTGTATTTGATTTACCACTACCTGTTGAACCCAATATAGCTAGGTGTCTTGAAATTATTTTTTGCAAATCCAGATAAATTGGTAGGTCATTTGAGGATGCATGGGTCCCTAGTTCTATTTGTCCAGTTGAATCAAAATCATAAATTGACTTGATATCACTCTCTGTGACTATGTGAACCTCGTCGTTAATTGTGGGAAACACTCCAATACCCTTCTGAAAAACACCTCTACCGATTTTTTCTCCAATCAAATTTACTCTTATGTTTCTATTCACAAGATCATGATCAATTAATGTCATTTTGGTTTGGTCAACGCCTGATATATTTACAGAATCAACAACTCCAAATAACATAGTATTACCCAATGGTATTCTTACTAATGTTCCTATTTGACCGATGCGATACTGAATACCATCAATAATCGGTGATGCACTTGGAATATCATTTGAGATTCTTACATCAATTTTCCCACTATCTACATTAGTGATAAATCCTATAAAGGTGATTTTTTTATGCATCCAATTCTCCTCCAATGGTTGTAGTAATCTTTATTAAGAAATCAGTAAATATCTTAAAATCACCCAATGTAACATTCTTCATATCTGAATTTACAAACTGGTCATAGAATTTGTCTTCACTTAGATTGTCAAAATCCCACTCAAACAGTGATCCTGATTTAATAACATGATTCGGTCCATAAACAGTGATGTTTTTATACATCACAAAATTATCTCTATTATCTAATAAAACTTTATCTTCATATACAAAGACCATTACATGAAGACGTTGATTATTTATTAAAGAAGTAAATATTACTTCATTGATATGCTGATCACTAAAAGAATAACCCTGAATTATGAACAGTGTCTCCGATTTTATTAGGAAATATTTTAATCTATCAAAATAGGTGGTGAATGGTTGTTTTCTAGATAAAGTATATTTTTCCTTTGATGGATATATTACTATCTCTTTATCACTTTCTTTCTTCAGTTCATGGTTCGATCTATAGATAACATCACCCTCACGATTTTTCTTCCAAAACCAATTTAATGAACCATGAAGTTTCCATAACCTAACCCAATTTATTGGTAGACTTGATTCTCTCTCAATATTTTCAACACTCTCCTGATGAAAGAAACTATGATATGATCCAATAAAACCATCAAAGTAAGGGATTTCTCTATCTTCTAGAGCCTTTTCTAATAATAAATCATAGTTCGTAGTGAAAATCTCAATTGCATTTGAATTTCTTACTGAATTTGCCCATAAAGCAAATCGCTTAAAAGCTTTAAATAAATCCTCATTACTAACAATTTCATTTTCTTTACTTGTTAACGTATTATAAATGTCATTGCAGATATCATGATCAATAAGAGATGATTGTGCACCATTAATGCCAAATATTTCTAGTGAATCCATGTCGTTAGTTAGACTTCTAATCATTCGAAGTGAATTGAGTATATCTTCTATTGTGGAGTAATCATTCATTTGTTTAGTTTTTTCAATAGAAATTATTTTGTCAATAGCTTCTTTATGTATACTATTTTTACGGACACTATCAGTGAGTGCTTTGATTCCCGGCATTCCTGATGACATGGAACTCCCTGCCCCTAAAAAAACCCCCGTTTTCATATTATTCGATAACTTATTCATTATGTTACTCAATTCTTGATACACGCTAATCTTCATTTTTCTTCTCCGATAAAT harbors:
- a CDS encoding ATP-binding protein, encoding MHKKITFIGFITNVDSGKIDVRISNDIPSASPIIDGIQYRIGQIGTLVRIPLGNTMLFGVVDSVNISGVDQTKMTLIDHDLVNRNIRVNLIGEKIGRGVFQKGIGVFPTINDEVHIVTESDIKSIYDFDSTGQIELGTHASSNDLPIYLDLQKIISRHLAILGSTGSGKSNTTARVISSILEKFEGSRIILIDIHGEYSSAFPAKSKVMRLNSPDSPLYIPYWAMNFDELSFFLVGREAGSERPEDKRLREEIVRLKKENKDKIKAGSINEEYITEDSPIPFDIRLMWHNLNREVIATYNKADQVSQTRDNEMLIDEGDYSELIPAQFQPYTVDSKAPYKSKNQTMYLYEKKIFSRLSDNKYDFMFKPGGYLDGENKDLNDLIIEWMGHEKRLTILDLSGIPYELMDISIGLINRIVYDSMFWGKDEDYTGRARPILMVFEEAHAYLPKNQDSRYIYGYARKSVEKIFKEGRKFGIGAAVVTQRPSEISDTILAQVGTTISMRLTNSSDQSSVKATAPNNMTGLMDLLPTLRIGECIVVGDAIKIPSRVRIQKFEPRPNSNDPDIIKSWSHKFESKDTDYINVVRKMRERRF
- a CDS encoding SIR2 family NAD-dependent protein deacylase, whose product is MSSGMPGIKALTDSVRKNSIHKEAIDKIISIEKTKQMNDYSTIEDILNSLRMIRSLTNDMDSLEIFGINGAQSSLIDHDICNDIYNTLTSKENEIVSNEDLFKAFKRFALWANSVRNSNAIEIFTTNYDLLLEKALEDREIPYFDGFIGSYHSFFHQESVENIERESSLPINWVRLWKLHGSLNWFWKKNREGDVIYRSNHELKKESDKEIVIYPSKEKYTLSRKQPFTTYFDRLKYFLIKSETLFIIQGYSFSDQHINEVIFTSLINNQRLHVMVFVYEDKVLLDNRDNFVMYKNITVYGPNHVIKSGSLFEWDFDNLSEDKFYDQFVNSDMKNVTLGDFKIFTDFLIKITTTIGGELDA